GACTGCAATTATGATCGCCGGTCGCTCGGGCAGTGCGATCACTGCTGAAATAGGCTCGATGAAGATGCGGGAGGAAACCGACGCACTCACAGTAATCGGGCTTAATCCTGTGGGCGTTCTAGTCTTTCCAAGGCTTGTCGCCTTGGTGGTGATTCTGCCTCTTCTGACGATCATCGCTGATTTGTCGGCATTGGTGGGTGCAGCCGCAGTTACTTACTTTTACTCAAATATTTCGCCGGAAGCTTTTATCAGTCGCTTGCATGATGCCGTTGCACTCAACACATATTTCGCGGGTTTGATCAAAGCTCCCTTCATGGCACTCATAATCGGCATACTTGCTTCTGTGGAAGGAATGAAAGTCGGCGGAAGTGCAGAATCACTGGGTAGCCGCGTGACGGCCTCGGTCGTTAAATCGATCTTCGTTGTCATTGTCGTAGACGGCATGTTTGCGATGTTCTATGCCGCAATTGACTTCTAACCGTTTAGTTTTGCAACTTTATAGGGTCTTTCAGACACAATAAGGGATAAAACTGAAGAAAGCCGTTTCTCGCGGTTCAGTCTCGTAATAAGCTCGGATAAAGAATATTCATGGAGAAGAGTATCGATAATCAGCCGCATTTGCAGGACGTTGGCAACAACGATCAGCCAGTACCGATCATTTCGGTACGAGATGTTACCGTTGGTTTCGGCGGTCGCGCACCTGTGCTCGATAATCTTTCACTCGACATTTATAAAGGCGAGGTTCTCGGCTTTATCGGGCCTTCTGGCTCAGGTAAATCTGTGCTGACCCGAACTATTCTGGGCTTGAATAAAAAGCAGGCAGGACAGATTGAGATATTAGGAAATAATATCGATAAGCTGACCGATGTTGAGAAAATGGCTATCGATATGCGTATGGGGGTGCTGTTTCAGCACGGCGCTTTGTTTTCAGCTCTTAGCGTCCTTGAGAATATCCAGGTCCCGATGCGTGAATACCTGGATCTTTCGCCCAAATTGATGGATGAGCTCGCACGCCTTAAAATTGATCTGGTTGGACTCAGCCCTGATGCGGCGGAAAAATTCCCATCTGAATTATCAGGCGGTATGATCAAGCGTGCGGCTTTAGCGCGAGCGCTGGCTCTTGATCCCGACATCGTGTTTCTTGATGAGCCTACATCTGGGCTTGATCCGATTGGTGCGGCAGACTTTGATGAATTAATTGCCAATCTGCGCGATACAATGGGCCTCACGGTCTTTATGGTAACGCATGATCTCGATAGCCTTTTTGCGATTTGTGACCGCATTGCCGTGCTGGGTAATAAAAAAATTCTGGTGAGCGGTTCCATTGAAGACATGCTGACTGTAGATGATCCATGGGTTAAATCCTATTTTCGAGGAAAGCGCGCACGTCAGATTGACACATCCGCGCCGAGCAGACGTCGGCCTAACAGCCAAATGCAGACGGGATAAGATATGGAAACGAAGGCCAATTACGTTGTGGTGGGAGTTTTCACGCTGATCGTCAGCCTGCTGGCTTTCGGTTTCGTGTATTGGATTGCGCGTTACGGCGAGGCGCGGGATTCTGTTGGTCTTGATGTTCGCATACCGGGCTCTGTGACCGGCCTTGGCATCGGCAGTCAGGTTCTGTTCAATGGTATCAAGGTGGGTGATGTTCGTCGGTTGCATTTGGATGAATCCAATCCCAGCATGGTTATTGTGCAAACGCGCGTGAATGCCACGACTCCGATTACTCGCTCGACAAAGGCTTCACTTGGCTTTCAGGGATTGACTGGTCAGGCTTATATTGAACTGAATGGTGGCAGCCTCGACGAGCCCAATCTTCTTACAGAAGCAGCCAAAGAAGACACGATTGCGCGTATTGATGCTGATCCTTCATCGATCAACAATCTGCTTGCAACCGCGCAGGACATTTTTGGACGCGCAAATTCCGTCCTCGGCGAACTCGAGGGCTTTGCTAAAGAAGCACGCGGCCCGCTGATCGATACGATCAATAATACAAAGACCTTCACAGACGCTTTGGCTAAGAATGCCGACGTGATTGATGAATTGGGTTCGAACGCGGGCAACATCAATCAGATCGTCTCGGAAGCGAAGCAGATGATGGAGCGCCTGAACGCTGCGTCTGCACGTGTTGAAAACGTTATTGCCAAGGCAGACCAGTTGCTTTCTAGTGACGACAAGGATGGTCTTGTTGCACAAGCTAAGTCTACACTTGAATCGATCCGTCAGTTATCGAACAATCTCGATAAGCGCATT
This genomic stretch from Brucella pseudogrignonensis harbors:
- a CDS encoding ABC transporter ATP-binding protein, producing MEKSIDNQPHLQDVGNNDQPVPIISVRDVTVGFGGRAPVLDNLSLDIYKGEVLGFIGPSGSGKSVLTRTILGLNKKQAGQIEILGNNIDKLTDVEKMAIDMRMGVLFQHGALFSALSVLENIQVPMREYLDLSPKLMDELARLKIDLVGLSPDAAEKFPSELSGGMIKRAALARALALDPDIVFLDEPTSGLDPIGAADFDELIANLRDTMGLTVFMVTHDLDSLFAICDRIAVLGNKKILVSGSIEDMLTVDDPWVKSYFRGKRARQIDTSAPSRRRPNSQMQTG
- a CDS encoding MlaD family protein, giving the protein METKANYVVVGVFTLIVSLLAFGFVYWIARYGEARDSVGLDVRIPGSVTGLGIGSQVLFNGIKVGDVRRLHLDESNPSMVIVQTRVNATTPITRSTKASLGFQGLTGQAYIELNGGSLDEPNLLTEAAKEDTIARIDADPSSINNLLATAQDIFGRANSVLGELEGFAKEARGPLIDTINNTKTFTDALAKNADVIDELGSNAGNINQIVSEAKQMMERLNAASARVENVIAKADQLLSSDDKDGLVAQAKSTLESIRQLSNNLDKRITPIASNLERFSGSGLSDVQALIGDSRRAVQRVEQAITELERNPQRLIFGGSGSVPQYNGRTRH